TATCCCCGGTCACGGGGCGTCTCGATGCCTTCGAATGGAAGACACCGTTCGACCAACTGGCCGGGCCGATCGAGGAAGGCAGTCTTTCCGAAGCGGAAAAGGCGTTGGCCTCACTGCCCCCGGTGACCAAAACCGAAGCGCCACCACAGCCGGAACCGGTGGTCGAGACCGCAGAGCCCAAGGTCGTCGAAACCGAAGGCCTCGTCATCGAGGCCGATGCTCCGGCAAAGGCGGCCAAATCGGAAGCAGCTAAGCCCGTATCGGCAAAGGAAAGCGGGCCGGTCACGGAGGCCGTCGTTGTCGAGCCCTTCTTCGGCCGTCCGCCCGACGATCCCGGCGTCAAGGACCCGGCACTCACATCGTCGGAACCCAAGACGCGCCTGAAACTCTTCTGACAGGACCCGCATGCTCGACCGCTTGCAAGCCTTTTTCCAATCCGTAATGCAGGACCGCCCCAAGGCGATCTTCGCGCCTGACGACCCCCGCATCGCCGTTGCAGCCTTGTGCCTCCAGGTCATGGAGGCCGATGGCATCGTGCGCGATTCGGAACGGGCGAAACTCCGCGAAATCCTCAAGGACCAGTACGAACTGGACGGTGAAGCGCTTGACGCACTGATCGCTGCAGGCCAGGACGCAGAGAACCAGGCTGTCGACTACTACCGTTTCACCACGGAATTGAAGCGGCAGCTGGACGAGGAACAGCGCCATCAGCTTGTCGGGCTCCTCTGGGACATCGTCTATGCCGATGGCACCCGCAGCGAAATGGAAGACCACGCGATCTGGCGGGTTGCCGACCTGCTCGGGGTCTCGGGTCGCGAACGGATCGTTCAGCGGCAGGAGGCAGCTGATCGCGCAGGCATCGGAGCAATCGACGATGCCTCCTGACGAACGATCGCGCGCCCGCGATCGCAAGCAACCCGTGCTGATCGTCCTGCATCAGGAACGCTCCAGTCCTGGGCGCGTCGGACAAATGCTGGAAGAGAAGGGTTATCCGCTCGACATTCGACGACCGGTACTCGGCCAGCAATTGCCAAAGACACTGAAGGACCATGCCGGTGCTGTGGTCTTCGGCGGCCCGATGAGCGCGAACGACCCGGAAGACTTTATTCGCACGGAGATCGACTGGCTTGAGGTGCCGCTGAAGGAAAACAAGCCGTTTCTCGGCATTTGCCTCGGGGCACAAATGCTCGTCCGTCACCTGGGCGGCAAGGTCGAAGCCGACCGGCAAGAGCGCACCGAGATCGGCTGGTATCCACTCAAGCCGACCGAACACGGCCGATTGCTGATGCACTGGCCAAAAATGGTCTATCACTTCCACCGCGAAGGCTTCAGCCTGCCGCATGGCGCCAAGCTTCTGGCGACCAGCGACCTCTATCCCAACCAGGCGTTCCGATATGGCGAGAATGCTTGGGCCGTGCAGTTCCACGCCGAACTCACCCGCGCCATGATGCACAGATGGATCGTGCATGGCGCCCATCGTTTCGTGCTGCCGAATGCACAGCAGGGGCGCGAGCATCTCGAGGGGCGCATGATTTTCGACGCACCGCTGCGGGCCTGGCTTTCGGACTTTCTCGACCTGACTTTCAATCGCGGTCAGCGCGCATCCTGACGCTCCGGCGCTTCGAGATTGTCGATCTTGCGCAATTGCGGGAAGCCGAGCGCCCAGATGACAGCAACGGCCAGCGTGCCGAAGCCACCCAGGACGACCGCCGGGACCGGCCCAATGAAATGCGCCATGGTGCCGGCGCGGAACTCTCCGAGTTCGTTGGAAGCGCCGACAAAGACCATGTTGACGGCATTGACCCGGCCACGCACCTCATCCGGCGTCCACAGCGCGATCAGTGTCTCGCGCACATAGACGGACGCCATGTCGGCCGCCCCCATCAACATCAACGCGATGATGGAGAGCCAGGCGGTTTGCGAAAATCCGAAAAGAATGGTCCCGACGCCGAAGAGGGCGACGCCGATGAACATGAACATCCCGGCATTGTGGCGGATCGGGAAGCTTGCCAGTGCAATCGCGACAATGATTGCGCCGATTCCGGGAGCAGCCCGCAACAGGCCGAGGCCCCAGGGGCCGAGATCGAGAATGTCACGCGCAAAGACCGGCATCAGCGCCACGGCACCACCGAGAAGTACGGCAAAGAGATCGAGTGAGATTGCTCCCAGCACCACTTTCTCGCCGAAGATAAACCGGAAGCCGGCAAACAGAGTGTCGAGACTGACCGCCTTTTCGGACTTGCGCTGCGGGGGACGCTTGACGAGGAAGACGAGCACGGCGGACGCCGCGAAGAAGGCAAAAGAGATGGAATAGGCGAGCACGGGGCTGACGCCATATAGCAGACCGCCGGCCACCGGTCCGACGATCGAGGCCGTCTGCCAGGAGGACGAATTCCAGGCGACGGCGTTTGACAGATCCTTCTGTGGCACCAGATTGGGCGCGAGGGACTGGACCGCAGGCGCGGCAAAGGCGCGTTCTATCCCGAAGATCACGAGAATGGCAAAGACGATCGTCGGCTCGAAGGCATCGGCAACCGTCAGCCCCAGGAGCGCCCCTGCACAGAGGGAACTGACGATCATGCAGATCGAGACGATGGCACGACGATTGTAGCGGTCTGCAACCGAGCCGGTCACCAGGATCAGCAAGAGCGAGGGCAGAAATTGCACGAGGCCGATCAGCCCGAGATAAAAGACATTGCCCGTATCGTCATACATCTGCCAGCCGACCGAGACGCTCAGGATCTGGGTCGCGAAGGCGCCGAGGAAGCGGGCGAAGAAGAAACGTGTGTAGGAAGAATGCCGGAACGCCGCAAAACGATCGTCGGCCGAGGACGGGTGCATCGAAAAGACCTTAAGCTGCGGGCAGGCCCGCCGTTAAACATGATTCGGATTGCGTGGGCCCCATCCACTTGTCCGTTAAGTCGCCAATGTCTACATCTCTGTCAACCGAGAAATGGAGACCTGAATGTACGCCCTGTTTCAGACGATCGACCTTGCCCTGAGTATTTTCACCTGGATTCTGATCGGCAGTGCGATCTTCTCCTGGCTCTATGCCTTCAACGTGATCAATTCCAGCAACCGCTTCGTGGCGATGCTCGGCCAGTTCTTCCACAATGTCACCGAACCGGTCCTGCGTCCGATCCGACGTTTCATGCCGGATCTCGGCGGCATCGACATTTCGCCGATTGTGGTTCTTCTGATCATCTTCTTCCTGCGTTCCTTCCTCTGGAACAGCGTATTTCCGCTGGTGGCGTGATCAGCCCCTGCCGTCTTGGCAATGATCATCTGCTGCTCGCTGTTCGGCTGACACCGAATGGCGGGCGCAATGCGTTCGACGGGGTGGATGTTTCGGCCGACGGTCTGGCACATCTGAAAGCACGTGTGTCCGCGGTGCCGGAAAAGGGCAAGGCCAACAAGGCACTGATTGCCCTGCTCTCGAAATCCTTGAAGATACCGAAGTCGTTGATTTCAGTCGTCTCCGGCGATACCGCCAGACAAAAAATCCTCCGGATCGATGGCGACCCGGAGGATTTGAAATCGAAGATAGACGCGCTCGCAGCGATCTGAGCTTACTTGTCTTCGTCCTTGGCACGCTGGATCGAGTCCAGAATGATCTGCTTGGCGAAATCGACATCCTGCCAGTCGCCGATCTTCACCCACTTGCCAGGCTCCAGATCCTTGTAGTGCTCGAAGAAATGCTGGATCTGCTTGAGTGTGATTTCCGGCAGGTCCGTGTAGTTGGTGATCTTGTCGTAGCGACGCGTCAGCTTCGGGACCGGAACGGCGAGAATCTTCTCGTCCATGCCGCCATCATCTTCCATCATCATCACGCCGATCGGGCGCACATTGATGACGCAACCCGGAACGAGCGGGCGGGTGTTGCAGATCAGGACATCGAGCGGATCGCCGTCCTTGCAAAGCGTATGCGGCACGAAGCCGTAATTTCCCGGATAGGTCATCGGGGTATAGAGGAAGCGGTCGACGACGAGCGTGCCGGCGTCCTTGTCCATCTCATACTTGATCGGCTGGCCGCCGACGGGAACTTCGACGATGACGTTGATGTCTTCCGGCGGGTTCTTGCCGATGGCAATTGCATCAATACGCATATTTTTGGACCCCGTAGAGTGTTGAATTCCTGCGCTACCTAATGGGAAATATGGCGCAATGCAACACGGCTTTGGGAGAAGCCTCTCCGTCCTCGCAGCGGCACAGGAGCAGCCGAGGTATCAGCCGCGTGCCAACAGGAAGGACCAGCCGGCGCCGCCAGGAGCGACTAGCGGCCGTCGAAACGCGTTCGACTATTCGATGGCAATCAGTTCCAGATGAAGCCGAGCTTCTTCAGGTGTACGTCGTCGAAATCTTCGACACCTTCGACGGCATCGACGCCGCCGTTCGAGCGGAAGAAGTTTGCAGCGATCTCGCTGTCCTCGAGGCACCAGACCACCATGCCGTTGCAGCCGAGAGATTTCAGCATGCGCCGCGCCTCGTGGAACAATTGGTATCCTAGGCCGATGCCCTGATACTCCGGGCGCAGGTAGAGCTCGTAGATCTCGCCTTCATGCGGCAAGACGCGAGCCCTGTTGTATCCGAGAGAGGCGTAGCCGGCGACCATCCCGGCCACCTCGACCACGAGAATTGTGGCCGGGCCACGGGTCGCCTTGCGCCACCAGCTTTCGCCGCGTCGCTCGATCATCCGGGTCAGGGCGCGGTAGGGAATGATGCCGGAATAAGCGTGTGTCCAGGCACTGCGATGAGCATCCGCAACGGCTGCTGCATCCCCCGGACCTGCCAAACGCATGTCGATCGACAACGTCTTCATAACGTAACCCACCCCTGGCGCGCCTGACTGGCGAGGCGCGGAGCCTGGACCTGCATCGGTCCCACGGGGAAAATTTAACGCTTTTTTAACCTTCCTCGCAAGGCAGGAGGAGAGCGATGCACAAACAAAACCCCGGCCTTGCAGACCGGGGTTTCAAAACGCGACATATTTTCAAAGACTTCAGTCTCAGATGGCAGCCTTGGCCTTATCCATGCGCTTGCGGTCGTTCGCATCGAGGAACATCTTGCGCAGGCGGATCGACTTCGGCGTCACTTCCATCAGCTCGTCATCCTGGATCCAGGACAGGGCGCGGTCGAGCGTCATGCGGATCGGCGGAGTGAGCTTGACGGCCTCGTCCTTGCCGGCAGAGCGGATGTTGGTCAGCTGCTTGCCCTTGAGCACGTTGACTTCGAGGTCGTTGTCACGCGTGTGAATGCCGATGATCATGCCGGCATAGACCTTCTCGCCCGGCTCGATGATCATCGGGCCGCGGTCTTCCAGGTTGAACATCGCATAAGCGACGGCTTCCCCGGACTGGTTGGAGAGAAGCACGCCGTTCACGCGACCGGTGATCGCGCCCTTGTAAGGCTGGTAGTCGTGGAACAGGCGGTTCATGATCGCCGTACCGCGCGTATCGGTCAGCAGTTCCGACTGGTAGCCGATCAGGCCACGTGTCGGCGCGTAGAAGCGCAGACGGACGCGGCTGCCGCCGGACGGACGAAGCTCGACCATCTCGGCCTTGCGCTCGGACATCTTCTGCACGACGACGCCGGAATGCTCTTCGTCGACGTCGATCACGACTTCTTCGATCGGCTCCATGGTGGTGCCGTCCTCGTCCTTGTGCATCACGACGCGCGGACGCGAAACCGCAAGCTCGAAGCCTTCGCGACGCATGGTTTCGATCAGGACGGCGAGCTGCAATTCGCCACGACCGGAAACGAAGAAGGAGTCCTTGCCGTCAGATTCTTCGATCTTCAGCGCGACATTGCCTTCGGCTTCCTTGAACAGGCGGTCGCGGATAACGCGGCTCGTGACCTTGTCG
This DNA window, taken from Peteryoungia algae, encodes the following:
- a CDS encoding TerB family tellurite resistance protein is translated as MLDRLQAFFQSVMQDRPKAIFAPDDPRIAVAALCLQVMEADGIVRDSERAKLREILKDQYELDGEALDALIAAGQDAENQAVDYYRFTTELKRQLDEEQRHQLVGLLWDIVYADGTRSEMEDHAIWRVADLLGVSGRERIVQRQEAADRAGIGAIDDAS
- a CDS encoding glutamine amidotransferase, with product MPPDERSRARDRKQPVLIVLHQERSSPGRVGQMLEEKGYPLDIRRPVLGQQLPKTLKDHAGAVVFGGPMSANDPEDFIRTEIDWLEVPLKENKPFLGICLGAQMLVRHLGGKVEADRQERTEIGWYPLKPTEHGRLLMHWPKMVYHFHREGFSLPHGAKLLATSDLYPNQAFRYGENAWAVQFHAELTRAMMHRWIVHGAHRFVLPNAQQGREHLEGRMIFDAPLRAWLSDFLDLTFNRGQRAS
- a CDS encoding MFS transporter; the encoded protein is MHPSSADDRFAAFRHSSYTRFFFARFLGAFATQILSVSVGWQMYDDTGNVFYLGLIGLVQFLPSLLLILVTGSVADRYNRRAIVSICMIVSSLCAGALLGLTVADAFEPTIVFAILVIFGIERAFAAPAVQSLAPNLVPQKDLSNAVAWNSSSWQTASIVGPVAGGLLYGVSPVLAYSISFAFFAASAVLVFLVKRPPQRKSEKAVSLDTLFAGFRFIFGEKVVLGAISLDLFAVLLGGAVALMPVFARDILDLGPWGLGLLRAAPGIGAIIVAIALASFPIRHNAGMFMFIGVALFGVGTILFGFSQTAWLSIIALMLMGAADMASVYVRETLIALWTPDEVRGRVNAVNMVFVGASNELGEFRAGTMAHFIGPVPAVVLGGFGTLAVAVIWALGFPQLRKIDNLEAPERQDAR
- a CDS encoding YggT family protein, whose translation is MYALFQTIDLALSIFTWILIGSAIFSWLYAFNVINSSNRFVAMLGQFFHNVTEPVLRPIRRFMPDLGGIDISPIVVLLIIFFLRSFLWNSVFPLVA
- a CDS encoding DUF167 domain-containing protein; the encoded protein is MISPCRLGNDHLLLAVRLTPNGGRNAFDGVDVSADGLAHLKARVSAVPEKGKANKALIALLSKSLKIPKSLISVVSGDTARQKILRIDGDPEDLKSKIDALAAI
- the ppa gene encoding inorganic diphosphatase; this translates as MRIDAIAIGKNPPEDINVIVEVPVGGQPIKYEMDKDAGTLVVDRFLYTPMTYPGNYGFVPHTLCKDGDPLDVLICNTRPLVPGCVINVRPIGVMMMEDDGGMDEKILAVPVPKLTRRYDKITNYTDLPEITLKQIQHFFEHYKDLEPGKWVKIGDWQDVDFAKQIILDSIQRAKDEDK
- a CDS encoding GNAT family N-acetyltransferase, translated to MKTLSIDMRLAGPGDAAAVADAHRSAWTHAYSGIIPYRALTRMIERRGESWWRKATRGPATILVVEVAGMVAGYASLGYNRARVLPHEGEIYELYLRPEYQGIGLGYQLFHEARRMLKSLGCNGMVVWCLEDSEIAANFFRSNGGVDAVEGVEDFDDVHLKKLGFIWN